In Cicer arietinum cultivar CDC Frontier isolate Library 1 chromosome 1, Cicar.CDCFrontier_v2.0, whole genome shotgun sequence, one DNA window encodes the following:
- the LOC101490975 gene encoding uncharacterized protein: MARGVRVCLSVAAVSVIVVSIVIVTLIFTVFKPKDPIVTLHLSHVDFLSPTLPLNMTLGMMMTIANRNFGSFKYESSIGYIRYRDVTVGSVPIEAALVPARSEINVTTNAHFMVGVLLHNPNFWTDVVPGMKFNLTSTAELPGKAIILKFIKVKAKAYNNCQISVNMTSSDVQSYCISKLKFT; encoded by the coding sequence ATGGCTAGAGGAGTTAGAGTTTGTTTGAGTGTAGCTGCAGTTTCTGTCATCGTTGTCTCCATCGTGATTGTAACCTTGATTTTCACCGTTTTCAAACCCAAAGATCCTATTGTCACACTCCATCTCTCACATGTCGATTTCCTTTCACCAACTTTACCCTTAAATATGACTTTAGGCATGATGATGACAATTGCAAACCGAaactttggaagcttcaaataTGAAAGTTCAATTGGTTATATAAGATATCGTGACGTTACGGTAGGAAGTGTTCCAATTGAGGCAGCGTTAGTCCCAGCACGAAGTGAAATTAATGTGACAACTAATGCACATTTTATGGTTGGAGTATTGTTACATAATCCAAATTTTTGGACGGATGTTGTTCCTGGGATGAAATTTAATTTGACTTCAACGGCTGAACTTCCTGGTAAAGcgattattttgaaatttatcaaAGTAAAGGCTAAAGCTTACAACAATTGTCAAATCTCTGTTAACATGACTTCTAGTGATGTTCAGAGTTAttgcatttcgaaactcaagtttaCTTAG